Proteins found in one Candidatus Hydrogenedens sp. genomic segment:
- a CDS encoding V-type ATP synthase subunit B, with protein sequence MVTKEYRTVKEIIGPLMLIEGVEGITYGELTDIRLDDGTMRRGRVLEVHRDKAVVQVFEGTSGLAPQGVTVKFLGKGVELGVSSDILGRVFDGFGRPIDDGPPIIPEKWLNINGNPMNPYSRDYPNEFIQTGISTIDLLNPLVRGQKLPFFSGSGLPHSRMAAQVARQARVLKTGEKFAVIFATMGITFEEAEFFINDFRRTGALERAVLFINLADDPAIERIAVPRMALTAAEFLAYEKDMHVLVILTDLTNYCEALREISAARKEVPGRRGYPGYLYTDLSTIYERAGRIKGKSGSITQLPVLTMPEDDKTHPIPDLTGYITEGQIILSRSLHAQGIYPPVDVLPSLSRLKDKGIGVGKTREDHANVMNQLYAAYARGKNAKELAVVLGESALSDIDLLYVKFADAFEDRFIRQGEDENRSIEDSLRIGWELLGLLPKAELKRVRPEFIEKYYPENK encoded by the coding sequence GTGGTTACGAAAGAATATCGCACAGTAAAAGAAATTATCGGTCCACTAATGTTAATCGAAGGAGTAGAAGGAATTACTTACGGTGAACTAACGGATATTCGTCTTGACGATGGGACTATGCGTCGTGGACGTGTTCTGGAAGTGCATCGGGACAAAGCAGTAGTTCAGGTATTTGAAGGTACCAGTGGACTGGCTCCCCAAGGTGTTACAGTTAAATTTTTGGGGAAAGGGGTTGAATTAGGTGTCTCATCGGATATTTTGGGTCGAGTGTTTGATGGTTTCGGAAGACCGATTGATGATGGACCTCCTATTATCCCTGAAAAATGGTTGAATATTAACGGGAACCCCATGAACCCCTATTCCAGAGACTATCCTAACGAATTTATCCAAACAGGTATTTCAACAATAGACCTGTTAAATCCATTAGTGCGTGGACAAAAACTCCCCTTCTTTTCAGGTTCGGGTTTACCTCACTCAAGAATGGCGGCACAAGTAGCGCGTCAGGCAAGGGTATTGAAGACGGGTGAAAAGTTTGCTGTGATATTTGCTACAATGGGTATTACCTTTGAAGAAGCAGAGTTTTTTATTAATGACTTCCGCAGAACAGGGGCTCTTGAAAGAGCCGTACTGTTTATTAATCTAGCTGATGACCCTGCTATTGAACGAATAGCAGTTCCTCGTATGGCTTTAACCGCAGCAGAATTTTTAGCATATGAAAAAGATATGCATGTTCTTGTTATTCTAACAGACCTTACAAATTATTGCGAGGCGTTGCGCGAAATATCTGCGGCACGGAAAGAAGTTCCGGGAAGACGCGGTTATCCGGGTTATTTGTATACAGACTTAAGTACGATTTATGAACGAGCAGGTCGTATCAAGGGTAAGAGTGGTTCAATAACCCAGCTTCCTGTATTGACCATGCCTGAAGATGATAAAACACATCCTATCCCTGACCTTACGGGATATATCACAGAAGGGCAGATAATTTTAAGTCGTTCTTTACATGCACAGGGTATTTATCCTCCGGTTGATGTTCTCCCGTCTCTATCTCGATTAAAAGATAAAGGAATTGGTGTTGGAAAGACGCGAGAAGACCATGCAAATGTAATGAATCAGTTATATGCAGCATACGCACGCGGTAAGAATGCAAAAGAATTGGCAGTGGTATTAGGTGAATCTGCCTTGAGCGATATTGACCTTTTATATGTGAAATTTGCAGATGCATTTGAAGACCGTTTTATCCGTCAGGGTGAAGATGAAAACCGCAGTATTGAGGATAGTCTGCGGATAGGTTGGGAATTACTTGGTTTGCTCCCGAAAGCAGAGTTAAAACGCGTGAGACCTGAATTTATTGAAAAATACTATCCCGAAAATAAATAA
- a CDS encoding V-type ATP synthase subunit D: MRLAVNPTRMELLRLRKRLVVAQRGHKLLKDKLDGLMKDFGRITAEYKKARLEVDNELPQVLKLFVLAEATSSRLIVEDALESTRQEMDIQMKPQRLMSVQIPKLEITFGKSEGGYSLIHTSSELDKAITKMKEFLPKLLKMAELEETVRRLCQEIEKTRRRVNALEHTLIPRMKETIKFIKNKLDEMERSTTSQLMRIKAQRLAQEAGK, from the coding sequence ATGAGATTAGCAGTAAATCCGACAAGAATGGAGTTGCTTCGGCTACGAAAGAGATTGGTTGTAGCCCAGCGAGGTCATAAGTTGTTAAAAGATAAATTAGATGGTCTGATGAAGGATTTCGGGAGAATTACAGCAGAATATAAAAAGGCACGATTAGAAGTAGACAATGAATTGCCTCAGGTTTTGAAATTGTTTGTTTTGGCTGAAGCTACCTCTTCCAGATTAATTGTAGAAGATGCTCTTGAATCTACAAGACAAGAGATGGATATACAAATGAAACCTCAAAGATTGATGAGTGTGCAGATTCCTAAATTGGAGATTACTTTTGGGAAAAGCGAAGGTGGTTATTCTTTAATTCATACATCATCGGAATTGGACAAAGCTATAACAAAAATGAAAGAATTCTTGCCTAAACTATTGAAAATGGCTGAATTAGAAGAAACTGTCCGTAGATTATGTCAGGAAATAGAGAAGACGAGAAGAAGAGTTAATGCTTTAGAGCATACATTAATCCCACGAATGAAAGAGACTATCAAATTTATTAAGAACAAATTGGACGAAATGGAACGATCAACCACCAGTCAGTTGATGAGGATAAAAGCACAGCGTTTAGCACAAGAAGCAGGTAAGTAG
- a CDS encoding PmoA family protein, which translates to MNGKVISISLLLTLLFFLNTSVFPESLEQMKIQLKAGDYKMVNPILVLPCNATVPENKIVTILHAKTGKEFPVTIRNGEFVCIPEGAMPNTEHTYEVKLHDKPKEYVPHVQVIPGDKPDTLKVIIDDKLLTVYHYGKEWKKPFLWPLMSENQVTITRDYSMKPEGTPKFAQDHPHHKSFWSAYGNINGVDVWTEEEGTGSQRVENVTYGSDDAYGWIVSNNKWYDKDGNYLITENREYRFYNTPEKARIFDAFVSFIAEEKDTEFRDTKEGGIVAARMHPDISSKGIITIASGETGEDKVWGKPTPWCDYSADMKDVGWRGLAIFDHPSNLRYPTSWHVRKYGLFGANCFGYSYFREKEYNKNLPKNGNYTIKKGETLTFRYRMYIHSGDVKTAQVSEQARNFQENIQVNWAK; encoded by the coding sequence ATGAATGGCAAAGTTATTTCTATCTCATTGCTTTTAACTCTATTATTTTTCTTAAACACTTCTGTTTTTCCTGAGTCGCTGGAACAAATGAAAATTCAACTTAAAGCAGGTGATTATAAAATGGTTAATCCCATTCTTGTTTTACCCTGCAATGCTACTGTCCCTGAAAACAAAATAGTAACAATACTGCACGCAAAAACAGGCAAAGAATTTCCTGTGACCATACGAAATGGAGAATTTGTATGTATTCCTGAAGGTGCAATGCCTAATACAGAGCATACATACGAGGTAAAACTTCATGATAAACCCAAAGAATATGTGCCTCATGTCCAGGTAATTCCCGGAGATAAGCCTGATACCTTAAAGGTTATTATTGATGATAAATTACTTACGGTATATCATTATGGCAAAGAATGGAAAAAACCGTTTCTCTGGCCCTTAATGTCTGAAAATCAAGTTACTATTACGAGAGATTATTCCATGAAACCTGAAGGAACTCCAAAATTTGCTCAGGACCACCCTCATCATAAATCTTTCTGGTCCGCGTATGGAAACATTAATGGTGTAGATGTCTGGACAGAAGAAGAAGGAACCGGTAGTCAAAGAGTTGAAAATGTAACCTATGGTTCAGACGATGCTTATGGATGGATAGTTAGCAATAATAAGTGGTATGACAAAGATGGAAATTACCTAATTACAGAAAATCGCGAATACCGTTTTTATAATACTCCCGAGAAAGCCCGTATTTTTGATGCTTTTGTATCCTTTATTGCAGAAGAAAAGGATACTGAATTTAGGGATACAAAAGAAGGAGGAATTGTAGCTGCAAGAATGCATCCAGATATTTCATCTAAAGGGATAATAACCATAGCAAGTGGTGAAACAGGTGAAGATAAAGTTTGGGGGAAACCGACCCCATGGTGTGATTACTCTGCAGATATGAAAGATGTTGGTTGGCGAGGATTGGCTATTTTTGACCATCCATCAAACCTGCGTTATCCTACCAGTTGGCATGTTCGTAAATATGGACTTTTCGGTGCCAATTGCTTTGGATACTCCTACTTCCGCGAAAAGGAATATAATAAGAACCTTCCAAAAAATGGAAATTATACGATTAAAAAGGGTGAAACTTTGACATTCCGATATCGTATGTATATTCATTCCGGTGATGTAAAAACCGCTCAAGTTAGTGAACAAGCACGGAATTTCCAAGAAAATATTCAAGTGAATTGGGCGAAATAA
- a CDS encoding sugar phosphate isomerase/epimerase: METRRDFIKTCALGLGLTGVSPITFGGTETGQKKEDNETKRYQGGISPWPLVLNTSTIRPAPNLLEKIKIAHETKWDGVEPWINEIEEYEKQGGNLKDLGKQIKDLGLIVPNVIGLWDSMPEGEENFKSSLEVNRNRMRMAADIGSKHIAAIPAPDRENIDLKWCARCYKELLKIGEEEYGIRVVVEFVGFFKGVYRFGQACAIAVDADDPRACILADTFHLFRGGSGFSGLELVQGKLIAHFHWNDVPGDVPREEQGDAHRIYPGDGILPLKEVLITLKNIGYTGCLSLEIFNREYWKQDLKVVAENGLKKMQECVKSAGV, encoded by the coding sequence ATGGAAACAAGAAGAGATTTTATAAAGACATGTGCTTTAGGTTTAGGTTTAACAGGTGTTAGCCCGATTACTTTTGGAGGTACAGAAACAGGACAAAAGAAAGAAGATAATGAAACAAAAAGGTATCAAGGGGGAATTAGTCCTTGGCCTTTGGTTTTAAATACAAGCACAATAAGGCCTGCCCCGAACTTATTAGAAAAGATAAAGATTGCTCATGAAACGAAATGGGATGGAGTAGAACCGTGGATTAATGAGATAGAGGAATACGAGAAACAAGGAGGTAATTTAAAAGACTTAGGTAAACAAATTAAAGATTTAGGGCTTATTGTACCTAATGTAATAGGTCTGTGGGATTCTATGCCTGAGGGTGAGGAAAACTTTAAATCTTCTCTGGAAGTAAATCGTAATAGAATGCGGATGGCTGCAGATATTGGTTCTAAACATATTGCAGCAATTCCAGCACCTGATAGAGAAAATATAGACCTGAAATGGTGTGCCCGTTGTTATAAAGAATTGCTGAAAATTGGGGAGGAAGAATATGGAATAAGGGTTGTTGTTGAGTTTGTAGGTTTCTTTAAGGGAGTTTATCGTTTTGGGCAAGCCTGTGCCATTGCTGTGGATGCAGATGACCCAAGAGCATGTATTCTTGCGGATACCTTTCACTTATTCCGTGGGGGGTCAGGTTTCTCCGGTTTAGAATTAGTTCAGGGCAAACTTATTGCCCATTTCCATTGGAATGATGTGCCGGGAGATGTTCCCCGCGAAGAACAAGGCGATGCTCATCGTATATATCCTGGAGATGGAATTCTTCCTTTAAAAGAAGTACTAATAACATTAAAGAATATCGGTTATACGGGTTGCCTATCGTTGGAAATTTTTAATAGAGAATATTGGAAGCAGGACTTAAAAGTGGTAGCAGAAAATGGTTTGAAAAAAATGCAGGAATGTGTTAAATCAGCAGGAGTATAG
- a CDS encoding M23 family metallopeptidase — MQFRFLLFLGIILFLPFVFSCQHGNVLEKLSTNTEFKQEESPDLLLEDIYSNEEEEEIEISLNDMDNADKGDIPQGIEFNEKVPHLWPIKDNSGYISSWFGASRSKGGGSTRVHKGIDIIVPQGTPVIATADGIVRLAGTMNGYGLLIVVEHTDGIHSAYAHLSQLMVKVGDVIKEGDIIGLSGDTGRVTTAHLHYEVRKGEKALNPLWFLPAIEE, encoded by the coding sequence ATGCAATTTCGATTTCTATTATTTTTAGGTATAATACTGTTTTTACCCTTTGTTTTTAGTTGTCAGCATGGTAATGTGCTGGAGAAATTAAGTACAAATACCGAGTTCAAACAGGAAGAAAGCCCGGATTTATTATTAGAAGATATATATTCCAATGAGGAAGAGGAGGAAATAGAAATATCTTTGAATGATATGGATAACGCAGATAAAGGGGATATACCACAGGGGATAGAATTCAATGAAAAAGTTCCTCATCTCTGGCCTATAAAAGATAATTCGGGGTATATTAGTTCCTGGTTTGGCGCTTCTCGCAGTAAAGGAGGCGGTAGCACAAGAGTACATAAAGGAATTGATATTATTGTTCCACAAGGGACCCCTGTAATAGCAACGGCGGATGGAATTGTTCGTTTAGCAGGGACAATGAATGGTTACGGTTTATTAATTGTTGTAGAACATACAGATGGAATACACAGTGCGTATGCCCATTTGAGCCAATTGATGGTTAAAGTAGGGGATGTTATAAAAGAAGGGGATATTATAGGTCTGTCTGGTGACACAGGTAGGGTAACTACTGCTCATCTACATTATGAAGTCAGAAAAGGTGAAAAAGCACTGAATCCTTTATGGTTTTTGCCGGCTATAGAAGAATAA